From a single Carassius auratus strain Wakin chromosome 38, ASM336829v1, whole genome shotgun sequence genomic region:
- the gphb5 gene encoding glycoprotein hormone beta-5: protein MAPLKSGAQRLSPVTLCCVTLAVWLCCGAHTEASVLNLKRFIGCAVREFTFLARKPGCSGLHITTDACWGRCETWEKPVLDPPFIESHQRVCTYNETRLETVLLPNCSADVDPSYTYPVALRCDCGVCLTSTTECITSV, encoded by the exons ATGGCTCCTCTGAAGTCAGGAGCACAGCG ACTGTCTCCTGTGACTCTATGCTGTGTGACACTGGCTGTTTGGCTGTGTTGTGGCGCTCATACTGAGGCTTCTGTGCTCAACCTGAAGCGTTTCATCGGCTGTGCAGTCAGAGAATTTACCTTTCTGGCCCGTAAGCCGGGATGCAGTGGGCTGCACATTACCACTGACGCCTGCTGGGGACGCTGTGAGACCTGGGAA AAGCCTGTCCTGGATCCGCCCTTCATCGAGTCGCACCAGCGCGTGTGCACTTACAACGAAACTCGACTGGAGACGGTGCTGCTGCCAAACTGCTCAGCAGACGTGGACCCGTCCTACACCTACCCCGTGGCCCTCCGGTGTGACTGTGGGGTCTGCCTCACTAGCACCACTGAATGCATCACTTCGGTCTGA